TTTATACGCTGTGATTCTCATATGTGGCCTTTTGTTCACTCAAAGCATCTTTGCTTAAGTTAACGTTCTCTGTTCTCCCCTCAAGTTAGGTTTGTGATCTGTATACACTTATTACACATTGCTAGTAAGCCACATTCTCAAACATCTCTTATTCATATTCATCTCAGAATTGGCTTGATAATAAATAGAGTCTATTAATGTTTTTGACACTCTGAgtagaagaaaacaaaaccatCACTCTCTGCTCCCCCTTTCACCTTTTTACTTTCTTTGGGAGAAAACTTGTGCGACACGTCTCTTGCTTCTGCCGAGAAATTAAAACTCCACATGTATTAGGTAATTGTTTCAACAACCCACTTGATCAACCAAAACATGTTCCAGTCTTTAAATATTCTCGCTACTACATTTTCTATAGAaactaacttttatttttagtttttaatgatttagtctctttaatctttcaaaggaaagaaaaaaaaaagttaatgagATATAAAGATGGTTTCAGAGGAAGCAACGAAGAAACTCACTCTCTGTAACTCTGTACACTGTAGCTGTCAAGAACATAAAAGCAAGAAACAGAACCATACGTCAAACGACCAATCATAAGCGTTATATCGATTCTATCATTAaacgttttatttatttatataagaacATGTCTTTTTAGCAACCCTATTTTCACTTGCAGaagagaaacacagagagagaaagagagatacaAGAAGAGCTTTAATGGAGACAGAAAACAAAGAAGCTGTTCCGACAGAAGCAAAAGACATGAAAAACGAGGATATAGACATTTGCCGAATCTGCCAGTCACCGGAGGAACCAAACAATCCGTTGAGGCATCCCTGTGCATGTCGTGGCTCTCTCAAGTATGTCCACACTGACTGCATATTTCTCTGGATCAATCGTCGTAGACGCAAGCACTGCGAGATTTGTAAACGCAGCTACTCAATCGTTCCGGTCTATTCCGACAACGCTCCAGAGAGACTTCCATGTCAAGAACTCTTAATGAGCCTTCTACTGAGAGCATTTCGTTTCATGACTCTGATCCTTCCTTGGCTCTTGGCGATTACTTTCCACTCATACTGCATGTTCTTTCTTGAGAGCAAGAGAGTTTTTGAACTGTCATGTTTCTTTCTTGGTCTTCTTTACACCGTCGAGATAGTGACTGAAATCACTTTCATCGCTGTTCTGAGGGTAGTCTATGAAGAGCTTGTAAGAACAGAACACGAGTTGTTACGCCGTGTGCATCTCATAGCGAATGGTCTAAGACATAAGGGTGTTACTAGAGTTCTGCTTGTGTTATGGAAGTGTGTGAGAGTTCTTTGTGATTGGTGGCATGATCAGCTCTTGCACTTAACCTTCTTCCACGACATGTTTATGAGAGGACCTCTTGCACTTGCGTTTGTTCCTCGAAACACACAGCTTGATGAGCTTGGATCCATAAGAaggtttcttttcttcttggaTGACAATACTTTTGCTGTAAGTACTCTTAACCTTAATGTCTTGgccacaatttaaaaaaaaaagacatttattaaaatgtaatatgtaattttttttagaaatcattttgtttttataaaatatatagttattatgataaataaaaaatttgtatacAATTTTCTAATATACACTACtgagattaaaatatttttaattttgtatggGGTCTTATTTGCTCTCTGTAGGTTCTTGCCATCAACATCTGTTGGTCTTTCCTAGACTATATGTTACCTTATTTGATTGGCCAAGCTGTCTTTGTGCTCCTACGCTGTTTCCCTCCACACGGTTGGGTTTTGGAAAACATATCTGAGATTACAGTTGGACACATAGTTCTACTCTCAGTTTGGTTGGCTTACCTTAAAAGCGTCTTCACTCTGATTCGGAATCCAACCAGAGCAAGATGGTTTTCACTCTCAGTTAAAGATGCATTGATCTTGTGTATTAAAATCATCCTTCTGCCGTTGATGCTTGGTTGCTGGATAGATTTCTGCACGTTCCCTCTAACCGGAGGGACAGTTTCACAAAGGCTTGAGGTTGTTTCAGACAATCCGCTCATAGCTGCTAAAGATTGGTGTATAGGAATAGGGTACTTGCTTGTTGCTTTGTCTTGCATGAAGCTTATCCAAGAGGTAACGTTTTGATCTTTGTTTCGTAATTTACTCAGcttcttattattattcttcCTTTTTGGCAGATTGTTCAGAAACGTGCGTTTTGGTACCTCTTAGATGTCACAGGACCAAACTACAAAATCACTAAACTGCATCTTCGTTCCTTACTCTTTGCCTTTGCTTTCCATGGAGCAGTGGTAGTGATTGTGTTTCACTTTCCGATAAAGACAATCACTCTCATCAACCGGTCTTTTTTCCCTCTCAAGTTTGGGTAAGGTCTTACTCTTACCACACACTGTTTctaatttattgatttttgaataaaaatgtgtTATAAATGGTGCAGGGTCTACAAGGATGAGTTCATGCTTGGCTTACTCGCTGCTTATATATGCTGCCCCAGGTGGCTAGCCAACTCTATAAAACAATCTATCAAACCAATAGTTCACAAGTGGATCACTGTTGTCAGTTCTTGCCTCAAGTTAAGTGGTTTCTTGGTTAGAAGAGACGGTATGAATCATAATGTGAGACTAGCTTTTGGCATAGCTGAAGGATGTATGGTGAGATTTTATGGATCTCAGAGCGATACAgcatgtgaagaggatacacACGAGCAAAGAGATGAAAGGTAATACAATTACTTGGATTCAGAATCTAGAACTCTCTAATAACTTGAACAAGTTTCAGGTTTATGCTGAGGATTGGACTGTTGCTAGTTCTAGCTGCTTTGAGTATGTTTCTTGTTAGTACAACCTTTATGGCTTTACCGGTTCTGgttgggagagccttcttccaCTCTATCTCTTTCTACATGCTAAGTTTCGGACTCGAACACGATGGTTTGTACTTACTTTATCTTGCTTCAAATCTCCATACacctttcttctttgttttgaacTTCTAAATGTTAAAACTGCAGATATTTGTGCTTTCTGGACTGGATTGTGTATCATGCGAAAAATCTATAAGATCACATGCTTCGTCTGTGACCATATCGTGACGAGAAGAGtcgatttgcttctcaaacatgTCATGAAATGGATCCAGAATGTCTTGTTGTTCTCCATATGGGTAACAAACACTCAGAATCTTACTTCTTCTGTGGAGACATATCTATAAATTAACATGCAAAACCTGGATGAACAGATCTTTGTGGTACCTGGCTTGCTCGGTCTCCTTATCAACCTTATGATCATCATCCCATCACAAGTTCCGCTAGACGAATCACCTGTGTATAACTTTCTCCACCACTGGTTGATCGGTGTGTACGTCCTTCACATCTGTATCGCCTTGGTAAGTAAGAAACTTCATCATTATTAGGGATGTTAATAATGGGTTTTTACCCATAGGGTACCCGAAGCCCGGTTGATAtttgaaacccaaaacccgtacttttagattttaaaactcGCGGGTTTTTATTGGGCGGgtcttgttttgtttattaccCTATCAGGTTTACACTGTCGGGCTTCGGGTATCCGatgggttttaaaaaaaaaaaaattaacagaaGCGACGTCGTTTCTTCTCTCAACTCTCTCTCACCATCTCATCATCGTCGTTTCTTCTCTGGACTCACCATCTCAACCAGAGACGAGATCCCATTATCCCAATCGCCGCAGCATCTCATCTCTCGCCGCCTTAACGCCTCACCATCTAATCTCATCTCTCGCTGCCTTAACGCCTCACCATCTCATCTCATCTCATCATCGTCGTCACTCGTCAACCAGAGACGAGATCCCAATCATCTCATCTCATCACGGTCAAAGTCAGATCAGCAAGCAGGTACATTTTAAGAATTGAGTTTTGATATCTAGGTTTGTGGGTTTGTGGGTTTGTGAGTTTGTGAGTTTGTGGGTTTGTGGGTTTGTGGGTTTGTGGGTTTGTGAGTTTGTGGGTTTGTGGGTTTGTGGGTTTGTGAGTTTGTCGAAATCAATCGCTAAGGTATGTGGGGTTTGTAGTCCTCTATATCCGTCTTTTTTCACAATCGTTTTAAGTACATCGCTTATCGAGCTACTAGTGAAGCGGTCGCATCCACACACACCCTGCACATTACCATAGATGATTGAGATCATTCcatacattttattttagagaGAAGAACCATGGACATTAGCTGATTGTGATGTTGCTGTTTTCAACGATGTGCTAAGTCAAATAAAAGTTCTCTAAGAGACACCTAAGCTTGAGCCATTTCTAGTTTTCTCCAATCTCCCTCACCAGATTAAATAATAGCTTAAATTTTGTGattgtttaatgttttttcaGGATGGATTCACAAACACTTGACACACTAGCAGCTCTTGAGGCTGCGAATGAGCAGATGGAGGTTGATAATGATGATGAAGCAGAAACTCAAGGACAAGCACAAAGTGAAACTCAACCTGTTCAAGCAACTGAAACTGTGAGTCATTCTAAACGCACAAAGTCTCTTGTTTGGAACCATTTCGTAGTAGTAGGAGTAGAGGCagatggaaaaagaagaagtcgtTGCATTCATTGTAGTAAGAAGTTAGTATCAGAATCTGCCTCAGGAACATCTTCTTTGAAACGACATTTAGAAATCTGTCCCAAAAAGCCTCCGTCAAGTGGTGA
The Brassica napus cultivar Da-Ae chromosome A1, Da-Ae, whole genome shotgun sequence DNA segment above includes these coding regions:
- the LOC106371210 gene encoding probable E3 ubiquitin ligase SUD1, giving the protein METENKEAVPTEAKDMKNEDIDICRICQSPEEPNNPLRHPCACRGSLKYVHTDCIFLWINRRRRKHCEICKRSYSIVPVYSDNAPERLPCQELLMSLLLRAFRFMTLILPWLLAITFHSYCMFFLESKRVFELSCFFLGLLYTVEIVTEITFIAVLRVVYEELVRTEHELLRRVHLIANGLRHKGVTRVLLVLWKCVRVLCDWWHDQLLHLTFFHDMFMRGPLALAFVPRNTQLDELGSIRRFLFFLDDNTFAVLAINICWSFLDYMLPYLIGQAVFVLLRCFPPHGWVLENISEITVGHIVLLSVWLAYLKSVFTLIRNPTRARWFSLSVKDALILCIKIILLPLMLGCWIDFCTFPLTGGTVSQRLEVVSDNPLIAAKDWCIGIGYLLVALSCMKLIQEIVQKRAFWYLLDVTGPNYKITKLHLRSLLFAFAFHGAVVVIVFHFPIKTITLINRSFFPLKFGVYKDEFMLGLLAAYICCPRWLANSIKQSIKPIVHKWITVVSSCLKLSGFLVRRDGMNHNVRLAFGIAEGCMVRFYGSQSDTACEEDTHEQRDERFMLRIGLLLVLAALSMFLVSTTFMALPVLVGRAFFHSISFYMLSFGLEHDDICAFWTGLCIMRKIYKITCFVCDHIVTRRVDLLLKHVMKWIQNVLLFSIWIFVVPGLLGLLINLMIIIPSQVPLDESPVYNFLHHWLIGVYVLHICIALTMFTPVTCFATVAWREKLQRIRSVGINHLPFTWLIRDVIGSAINTLLTTLCVPYVMMNSLFPVLGFSREANLAVQRFVWPALLAFMVIWFSAKLVRNLIIYIHQVEFDNRFKVGERLVDFIEDL